The Vigna angularis cultivar LongXiaoDou No.4 chromosome 9, ASM1680809v1, whole genome shotgun sequence DNA window tataacaggtagaattatatttataaagataaattttagaattttgcacatatttatatgtttatccTTTTGAGATATTgcttaaaattaaacaaaaaaatacgaaaagtaagaaaatgacaataaaagagaaaataaaactaGTTAAGATGAATCAACCTTTATGTGTAAAACACCTCTTTATTTACCCGATTACTTTAGTAAACTTTCTTTAACTTTAATCGGTTTGACTTAGTTTGTATTATTGATTAGCAATAGAagtagtatataataataataaataaataacgtaaaatatatttaagagcATTGCTTAGCTGTACACAATTTTTAAGGACCAAAAAGTGATTGATCAATAATTTACAGAACCAAATGTAGGAGGGAATTGATGGAAGTTAACCCTCATTATTGATTACCATAGTGCTTTTTTGTCGAATCTATCCTtcattatttacatttatttaaatatttctatttatttattgatttatttttatatatttatatgtgcGTAACACAAGGAATTGAATTAAGAGCAtcttgaatcctcttgcaaatggtgttaaaattatttattagtagATATTATAGCATAGTTACTTCCTTTTTGGCGTTTGAGACAAAGTGTGATTAACGTGGGACTATTATAGTTCCTTGAAAACAAAGATGTTTAGGACAAACTATTTCCACAATGTGATGAAAACAAAAGTTTCGGAAAGGCAAAAAACAAACGCATTATGTGAAATGACTGCTATCATATTGATAAACATCAATTGACATATATTAAAGCAATGTTGTATTAAAGTGAATTCTATGTATGTCTATCATCAAATATGTAATtgtttttgcaatttttttttatagaataataataagattatacacatttatgtttatttgacacatattattagaataaaataatcataaaacaattaatttttatattttaaaaaaaaaatatcaaatgaatgtaaaatatttctatatcaaagtatcatttctttaaaatatctgttaaaattttaagtacatatttatattagatagaaatgaaaaaattaaacaccatctaagaaaaacttatttaagattttggattgaaaatgatttcaattacttacttattatatttatgtaatttttccTTAACAAATTACTCTTAAAAAAGAACTATGAAGATTTTTTACATGATCTCATAAGTTATTTAGGGTTTAATGGTATAGAATGTGGTAGTAGTGAGTGGTATGTATAAAGTTTAGTGGAGAGTGAAGAGTACATCCATGAGGAATAAACTTTAATACATTAATTCTTAGGAAGGATGATGAGAATGGAAACATGAGGGCACATTGCAAGTAACTTTTTCCTAATTGGGGACTCTATATAGGGCATGTCAATGTGGCATGTGACTTGGCTTTGGGTCCCTATATTGGTCATTCCACTTATGTAAATGGAATCTTAACCCTCACAATATTACTTTCCTTTGTTAACCCCAATGCTATCAATCCACCTTTTTTCCACAACATTCTTTAGGTTTTCTATTAGGCTAATTACATCAAATCTAACATTCATATTCACTTATATCACATgcataatattacaaaaatcaaattagttATGTACTATTTTCATCTTAACCTTGGTTATGTTCAAATACATGTTTTTAATCTTTAGTAATCGATTTTTTTATGGTATTTATGTTATTAATACAAAGTACGTATTTACTAATTTTTGTGAATTAATACTAATAATTGGTATGCATTATATGTAAGTAAGAAAAACATAACTAACATGGTTTCTTCATACTAGAgctcaaataattaaaataagagtttTGGAAGTTGATATAGgagatgaattgaatgtgaaagatattttaaaaacaaacataaacatagaaaaggtttttttttttttgctataaagGAAATAGAAGTTCTATTATAGAACTTATAATACTTAAGTTTTGAGATATTACACAGAAGTCATAAGTGGAGCACGTTTTATGCTAAATTTTgtgtgtagaaaaaaaaaagtcaaattgaAGTGCTTAGTTATATGATGAAAGTATGAGTGAAATTAATAGGTTTTACTAAACAAACTTATTGCATTGCTAGGTCAACGGATATTGGAGACAATAATGAAAGCCATTACACAGATTTTTGTTAGTGTTAAATGTAAACACTCTTTTCTCTTACTTGAAATTCATGCTAGGTCTTCCATTACCAAtttatgacaattttttttattatatttgaactttttttaaaatataaattgaaaaaagaaaaacaatagaTTTTCTATGAGTACATAAactaaagagaaaatatttttccatttttttttgaagaatcTTGTTCAAAATAGcctattttcaaattaattttgaaaagaaaaagaaattcagTAATTTAAAATGGTTTGTCGTATATGACAGAttactttattgtttttaaatgaatatgttgttttatgaacaaatataaaaaaaaaaattaatcaagggcaacaaaacaaatgtattaaatggttaaaaaaaggtcctaatttctttcataaaaattattctatattttaaatttcatataccataaaaaaaacaaatttctatCTTTTACTTGTACATATTATAatggtaatatatatatatatatatatatatatatatattaattattatgaaaaattgtgTTTAATCTATACACTAAATTATTACGTGTTTgttgacttttattttataaaaaggttaatgtaaaatattattccTAACAAACAATATATGAATGATATAGTTTAGTTTATTATGGAATTTCATTTGTTATATGATAGAGTTTGtcataaagtataaaaattaaatactttataatttaattcaaagacaaaagacaattttttataattgttcgAGAATGAGgaagatatttaattttatattaaagattcaatatatatatatatatatatatatatcacaaatTTGTGGGCAAACATAATAACTTTATCACTGTAATTAAGGTTTTTAAAATGTTGAGAATAAGAAGCTAATATTGGGTCCAAGATTTTAACTATGTATTCAAAACTATTTACTCTTCTATTTTGTGCAAACTAAACCGAAAGAATATGAGTATGTTTATTGCAAAGTTGAAAAACAGTGATTAACATGAATGGAAACAATTGGAGGAACATTACATACTATCTTGTACGACATGTTCATTAATGCTATACAACCCACCTTCCCCATATACCATGTAATAACAGTGCATAGTGTTAATTAGGTTACAATTAGAGCCCTATTGTCATCAAACATGAAAGAATATGCATGTGGGTATCTACTGAACTGTTTTAtaagtcatatatatatatatatatatacatatatatatatatatatatgtatatatatatatatatatatatgtatatatatatatatatgtatatatatatatatgtatatgtatatatatatatatatatatgtatatgtatatatatatatatatgtatatgtatatatatatatatgtatatgtatatatatatatatatatatatgttctatttcacttttttttctttttttttgctgtataatatatattttaaaaaaaattgtatttgaaGAGATGAAACATGTTAggaagtggactttaaacttaattcaatcttataaaatcagTTGTAAAATGGGGTttgtatctatttatatattttagttggTCTTATTTTTAGTCAATGTAAAACTTTCAACACACTCTCTCACAGGTTTTAACCTgattctgataccatgttaagaaataaactttaaatctaactcaatccTATGAAAACTGGTTTGTAAAAATAAGGTttgcattcatttatatattttaaattaggcTTATTTTTAGTTAACGTGTTACTtctaacataaaataaacatgtttgaaaatagtaataatagtgAAATAATGGATTGATTATCACATGTGGCAAAAGTGGCTGAAAGAAATAGTtagaaaaagtattaaattgGTGAAAAAGTCAAGTTTCACCAAGAACGAACTATTGTTTCACTCAAACAACTCATTCCTACTCGAAAATCCAACTCATACATGATTTAAACATCCTTTGTTCCTAAGAATGGAATTAATTGGAAGTGATTACTCATGAACTCCACAATCAATTTCTCATAAACGTTTAACAGTAATGTGCATGATAGAGGTGGAATCtggaatttgttttatatatatgatacgAAAATTGTGTGGTAAttctaaaatgattttttaagaaGCCAAGTACTTGTTCATACGTACTagctaaattattaatttgttacAGATGAAACGTGAGAGTTGAGACTCGTGTATCATCATAACATCCCATGATTGTTACAAGGGTTTGTATAATTATAGATGACACTTGGTGGATGTGTTATTATATTACCATCCTAGCTGGTAAGTTTcattatgaaatattttcttgaaaCCGAAGGAAAGAGAACAAAAGAGTGAGGCCAAAAAAACAATAGTATAACATCCAAACATCTCAACACACACACAcgatgttttatttgttttggtcACTTTTTCAACCTTATCAACTTAATTAACCCTACTTTTCATCTCTTTCTCTTGCCTCATCCTTTTCctaatcttaattaattaattaatcaattaattaatagataaaatCTCTTGTGCCTTTGTTTGAAAATTGCTTTCATCTCTTTCTCTTCATAAAGTTTAGGAGCCACGAGAGCAATGATTGTGCAAATAAGCACACAATGTTCCCACTAActatctctttctctctctcttctcttcttgtTGTGCCCCTACAAAACAATAACACAAAGCATAGACACGTAGGTGAAGAAAGTTTGACAATTGAAAGGACaaaacgattttttttttttgtgtttatatttCTTTTGCATTGTCAATCAACTCAGCTTCCATAAATGACAGGGGCAACCATAGATTGCTATTGATCTTGCTTTTGTAATTCAGGCATAGACCTTATGCTATTCATTAATGCCTACAAAATGCAtattaccaaattttcttctataTAGTGAATCAATTCTACCCACCCCATTTCACTTCGAATTCCCCCCCTTATGAAAAAATATCACAATgtcatgttttcttattttattttctaaaatctaaaattagcattcttttttctcttattctAGAGATGTTAAGAGTGTGGATgtttaaatcttaaaaatattcataaaaagagaaaaaaaggtaaatttttAAACCTTATTTCTACACTGTTGTCAAAAGCAGttttttgaaagtgtttatgTAATCTGATTTGTCTGAGGAAACTTGAATAAAACATTGGAAGAGGGTGAGAAAATGTATGTGAATATCTAGAAGAAGGTTAAAACTATGTACTTGACAGCAGCAACATCTTGAAGATGTTGTTTTGAAAGTTAAACCTAGAGTAGCATGCAGATCATTAAAATAGGCAAAAGGAGAAGAACTTTAATTTGAAGAAGTCACGGGAATTAATAGAATCCACAAAATTAAATGAACACTTAAAGCCCAAAGTTCAGTTGAGTAGCCGCATTAATTGACTGTGCAAACAGGACCATAATACAGTATAATACCTTATGTTGGAAGTGCTCCACACATGTTCATACATACCTCTCATTCCCTCTTTTAATCAACACAAAAACACCACCCTTTTCATCATAAAACCCACCACTTAAAGAAggtaataataatatgaatgcATTTTCGGGTGCAGGAGATTCATAGCAAGATATAAACATCAATAATATCTAAATCTAACCATTTAAAGAATTacaatatttgtttatttttatctaatcaAAGATTTAAACTCACAtttagatttttaataaaatataacataatcaatatATAACATAATGAACATTTTACACCTCCACAATCACATTTCTTTCTACATAGAATGAAGAAACTGCATATCCACATAAAAACTGAGACAGATACTGATCAATTTCTCAAGCAAGAGTGGAATCTTCTTTGCTGGTTCATTATATGGTCTTCATGGACCTACAAAAgtatacattttctttttttgttatataaagaaaaagtaaggaTCTAATGTCAATTCATGGGATGaagggaagaaaataaaaaatgaaaactgagGAAGAGAGGTGAATTGAATAATGAAAACATTAGATTTAAAATCAGTGAAATTCCACATCATTATTGACAGCCTGGCCAGCTATACTCCTTCCCCAACCCTTATAAGAGCATCCAAAAGAAACCATTCTCCAaaactctctctttctctctctctcaatcATCCTTTGTTTTCTCTTCTCCTCTGAGGCGTGGAATTTGGCTTTCATTACTGTCTCTCTCTAAACCATCAAGCACTCATCAACACTCATGTCtcatttctttcttcctctttcctCTTATGTCCTCCCACAGTGATTTCCAAACACACCACTCTCGCACTCTTTTTTTTGGAAACACAGCCATGGCCTTGTCCTTTCTCACAATCATTTCTTTCTCCTCATAATTTCTCTCTACTACAGCTTTTCACAGTGCCACTATTTGAAGCAGACAACAAAGCCCAAGTAATTGATACCCTCCAAAATCCCCTGTTCCACCCCTCTCTGTTTTTCTCCCCTGTTCTCTATAAAAAACACAATGGACAGGTGGGACAATAAACCATCAAGAAAACAGAACCACACATATAACCCTTCTTTCTCTTCCACTCTACTTGACGTTATCTACCGTTCAATCGACGAAGATCAAACGGAGGAAAAGGAAGAGGAGCGGCTCATCTTTTACAGAGAAACCATGAGGAAGCAGAAACAGAGCAATTGTTTCAGAGAGGACAAAACTGAACCTGAGAAACTCAACTCTCGCAGGGCCAGGAAGGTGGAGAATTGGATGGATAAGAGAACCTCGGAGAAAGTTCTAATGGGGAGAAACTCGTTGAcggaatttgaaagaagaacaagaagcaattcaatttcaaacacTCTCTCCATGTATTCAAGTTCAACCTCTTCCTCTGAGTCAAGCTCTGTTGGGGGCTTCTCTTCTTCGGAGTCAGAGTCCTTCTATGGAGTGCAGAGGCCTAAGCCAATCAAAACCAGCGTTTCTGATAAAACCAAAACCAACTTTGATGCCGCACTTCACAATCACAACTTCCGCAGCCACTCTTCCCAAACCCAAAAGCCAAAGCACGAGAATGGTTTCGGCAAAACCAAGTCCAAAGCCTTGAAAATCCTTTATGGTGAGTTGAAAAAAGCAAAGCAACCCATTTCACCGGGTGCAAGACTTGCTAGCTTTCTCAATTCCCTCTTCACTTCAAGCGGAAATGCCAAAAAAGCAAAGGTTTCAACAACCACGACGCCATCTACTTGTGGTCCCGTTCTGATTCCGGTTCCAACAAATCGTACTGCCGATACTAAACCAGCAGCACAACAGCCAGGTTCTACATGTTCATCGGCATCTTCTTTTTCAAGGTCTTGTTTGAGCAAAACACCTTCTTCAAGATCAGGCGCCAAAAGGTCTGTGAGGTTTTGCCCTGTGAGTGTTGTAGTAGATGAAGATTGTAGGCCCTGTGGGCACAAGAATGTTTACGAGGGTGCAGAAGATTTGGCGGCTTCCAATGGAAAGAACAGAAGCGAGGAACTGAGACTGCATGTCATGCAGGAGAGTCGCAGGGTGGAGGAGTTAGCAAGAGACTTGCTGAAGAATTATCAGAAAAAGAACGAAGTGGAGTTTGATGCTGTTATGCAttatgaagatgaagatgatgacgatGACGTAGCCAGTTGTTCAAGTTCTGATCTTTTTGAGTTGGATAATCTATCAGCAATTGGGATTGAGAGGTATAGGGAAGAGTTACCTGTGTATGAAACTACCCATTTCAATACCAATAGAGCCATTGCCAATGGCTTCATTCTGTAATTTTGAAGGGGAAAAAAAAGTGGGGTTActttttaattagaattaaatGGTGTGGGGGTTTACATCAGATAATAAGAtttctcctttttattttggcttattggttctttaatctagTTCTCTTGTCTTTCTTAATCATGTTTTGTTTGTCATTCTAGTATTGTTCATGGTTTTGTGTTTGGTTTTATGGTTAAAATGTTTACCTCATGCAATATCATGGAACAAGAGAGAGTAACGTTTTATGAGGATGTTTGCACGAGAAATGGGGAAAAGGGGTGAAAAAGCAGTTAAAGAAGGGGAAGAATatgaagatgaagttgaaaGCAAAGGCAGAATTTCTACACTTATTCATGGCAAGAGAAAAGAGGGCTTTTGCTTTCTCTCTTATGTGTGGGGGCCCCTTTTGCTTGAAATTAACACTATCTTCATGCATCTCATATGCGTGGGAGCAATAGTCAAAAAGTGCCTATGTTAATCTAATGGGGATATGagatcctttttattttattttattttaatttttcttttaaattttcaaaatttgttttacttAATTAATCATCCGAAAGATTAATTTTCTTGGGGGTAAAATGACTCGGTGGAAAATTCCAATGGAGGCATTGTTAATTTTAGAGGCAGCAAAAAAGAGGTCAAATGATGTGTTTAATGGAAAAAAAGGGTAGAGGTATAAGGCATGGTCTCCAAAGATGTGGACAAAAAATCTCTTCTTGGATTCTCTAAAACCTTCATGTCAAATTGGTTGGCTTCTAAGCCAAGAGCTTGTCCCTGAATTATTTGAAAGGCTAATGCAAACAAACAGCTCAATATTGCTAATGATCTCTTAACTTCAACCCCAAATCACTCCAATATCTCAAACTCCTTTCTCTATGTTCCTCTTTTGTTTCATACATGTTCCACTTCTgcttttttctatatattttttgtctCATACCCTTCAATGAAATACATCTCAGGCCAAATTTAATCTTTTTCCCCTTTAATGTTCCAAGTTCATCCTAAGCATTCCATGGTTCCTATGTCAAAAAGACTACATAAAATACGAGGtcggaaaaaaagaaaaaagaaaaaaaaaacaactttatgGGGATTCTCACATTATCTTAAACAAGGGTGAAGAAAACAGGAATGTTCAGATTTGGACTCCAAAATTCTCATTTACATTCAAACACAATGaaaatctttctctttctcttttttttttctgtcccAAATGAATTAAGTTATCTCTTCCtttattcttcaaattaaaatagcATGAAAAGCAGCAGCCATGATCGGATGAATTGAGAAAATGTTTAATgtaaaagaagaaatgaagaacATAAAGTTTGGAGAGGAGGACCACTAAATCATAACAGTGTGATATGCTAATTGAGTTGAAGGGCTTAACTAACAGATTTTTAAGGGAAAAAATAATGTTAGAGTTTGAAAGCTAGGTAGCTATGTTGGACTGTAGGAAAAGAAAAGGCTATTCTATGCTATGGTTTAAAGTGGCATAGGCGAAGAGTGGCTTTGTAGGGCGTGGCGTTGTCATGGACCTGTGATGCCCTAACCGCAATTGACAAAACATTAAGAAATTGATTAGTGAAGGGAATTTGGCATGCAACTGTGTAATTATTGCCTTAAA harbors:
- the LOC108319320 gene encoding protein BIG GRAIN 1-like B, producing the protein MDRWDNKPSRKQNHTYNPSFSSTLLDVIYRSIDEDQTEEKEEERLIFYRETMRKQKQSNCFREDKTEPEKLNSRRARKVENWMDKRTSEKVLMGRNSLTEFERRTRSNSISNTLSMYSSSTSSSESSSVGGFSSSESESFYGVQRPKPIKTSVSDKTKTNFDAALHNHNFRSHSSQTQKPKHENGFGKTKSKALKILYGELKKAKQPISPGARLASFLNSLFTSSGNAKKAKVSTTTTPSTCGPVLIPVPTNRTADTKPAAQQPGSTCSSASSFSRSCLSKTPSSRSGAKRSVRFCPVSVVVDEDCRPCGHKNVYEGAEDLAASNGKNRSEELRLHVMQESRRVEELARDLLKNYQKKNEVEFDAVMHYEDEDDDDDVASCSSSDLFELDNLSAIGIERYREELPVYETTHFNTNRAIANGFIL